One segment of Streptosporangium brasiliense DNA contains the following:
- a CDS encoding MFS transporter, translated as MTIFHPSARDRRVQGPAPAGRRGFALSGISLGYFMVLLDMTVLSVAEPDLAASLHASVTGLQWATTGYTVVFGALLLSAGAVADRYGAHRVFRLGVTVFGLGSLLSALAPALGPLIVLRMVLGAAAAACVPASMAMIARLYPGPAERTRAVAAWAAVSGSAVAAGPIAGGVLVELAGWRAIFLINVPITVLVLTLTAGRTVRCPRGERRIDWTAQLAACAVLALSTDALVAAGARSWAHAAGSAAAAVLGAALFVVLERRSTAPVLNRELLRSAGVRAGLAVGAAANSVLSGNLFVLPLLFQQDRHFGALATGLAFLPLTLPFVFGPPVTGRIVARFGPRPPVLSGTALLTAGAVALGGAAWAGAGYRWLALGLLLTGLGVSLVLPALVSAVIGAAPEGTAGAAGGLLNAVRQAGAAIGVAAMGALAGQDVTIASAAALLLPAPACAAAGIWFAVRTVRPDRR; from the coding sequence ATGACCATTTTTCACCCCTCCGCGCGGGACAGGCGTGTTCAGGGGCCTGCGCCGGCCGGCCGTCGGGGGTTCGCGCTGTCGGGCATCTCCCTTGGCTACTTCATGGTGCTGCTGGACATGACTGTGCTCTCGGTCGCCGAACCGGATCTCGCTGCCTCGCTGCACGCCTCGGTCACCGGCCTGCAGTGGGCGACCACGGGCTACACGGTGGTGTTCGGCGCGTTGCTCCTGTCCGCCGGCGCCGTCGCCGACCGTTACGGCGCGCACCGGGTCTTCCGCCTCGGTGTCACGGTGTTCGGCCTCGGCTCGCTGCTGTCGGCCCTCGCTCCGGCGCTGGGACCGCTGATCGTGCTGCGGATGGTGCTCGGCGCCGCCGCGGCGGCTTGTGTGCCCGCCTCAATGGCGATGATCGCCCGGCTCTACCCCGGCCCGGCCGAGCGCACCCGTGCTGTGGCGGCCTGGGCGGCCGTCAGCGGTAGCGCGGTGGCCGCAGGTCCGATCGCCGGCGGCGTCCTGGTCGAGCTGGCGGGCTGGCGGGCGATCTTCCTGATCAACGTGCCGATCACCGTGCTGGTGCTGACGCTGACGGCCGGGCGGACGGTCCGCTGCCCGCGCGGCGAGCGCCGCATCGATTGGACGGCGCAGCTGGCGGCCTGCGCGGTACTGGCGCTGTCCACCGACGCGCTCGTCGCCGCCGGCGCGCGTTCCTGGGCGCACGCGGCCGGGTCGGCGGCGGCCGCCGTGCTCGGGGCGGCCCTGTTCGTGGTCCTGGAACGGCGCAGCACGGCCCCCGTGCTCAACCGGGAACTCCTGCGCAGTGCGGGCGTGCGGGCCGGACTCGCCGTCGGCGCGGCGGCGAACTCCGTCCTCAGCGGGAACCTGTTCGTGCTGCCGCTGCTGTTCCAGCAGGACCGCCACTTCGGCGCGCTCGCCACCGGCCTGGCGTTCCTGCCGCTCACCCTGCCGTTCGTGTTCGGCCCGCCGGTGACCGGCCGGATCGTGGCGCGTTTCGGCCCGCGGCCGCCCGTCCTGTCGGGGACGGCGCTGCTCACCGCCGGCGCCGTCGCACTCGGCGGGGCGGCCTGGGCGGGCGCCGGTTACCGGTGGCTGGCCCTCGGCCTGCTGCTCACCGGTCTCGGTGTGTCGCTCGTGCTGCCCGCCCTGGTCTCCGCCGTCATCGGCGCCGCACCGGAAGGAACGGCCGGAGCCGCCGGAGGACTGCTCAACGCCGTCCGTCAGGCCGGTGCCGCGATCGGGGTCGCGGCCATGGGCGCTCTCGCCGGCCAGGACGTCACGATCGCGTCGGCGGCCGCGCTCCTGCTCCCGGCGCCGGCGTGCGCCGCGGCCGGTATCTGGTTCGCGGTCCGGACGGTCCGCCCGGACCGCCGTTGA